One genomic window of Punica granatum isolate Tunisia-2019 chromosome 1, ASM765513v2, whole genome shotgun sequence includes the following:
- the LOC116210812 gene encoding 50S ribosomal protein HLP, mitochondrial-like, with the protein MAARYGSLSRSLLSPVRSSWSGSRFGFGSTSSSSRPVGRIEPPCVQCSRSLFTSTRTLVQSMAAPGRTFFNIPQVGRSLLGGLGSHLSASFSAPQGLTNGYSLSQLRSFIQMRTVLKVVDNSGAKKVMCIQALKGKKGARLGETIVVSVKEALPNGKAKKGNVYRAVVVRAAMQRGRCDGSEVKFDDNACVLVDKQGQPIGTRVFGPVPHELRKKNHVKILTLAQHIA; encoded by the exons ATGGCTGCTCGCTACGGCTCGCTGTCGAGATCTCTGCTATCACCCGTGAGATCGTCCTGGTCGGGATCCCGGTTCGGATTTGGGTCCACCAGCTCATCCTCCCGTCCCGTTGGCCGGATAGAGCCGCCCTGCGTCCAATGTAGCCGCTCTCTCTTCACATCTACGAG GACTCTGGTGCAGTCGATGGCTGCACCTGGTCGGACCTTCTTCAACATTCCACAAG TGGGTCGTTCACTGTTGGGAGGTCTCGGCAGCCATTTATCGGCCTCATTTAGTGCACCTCAAGGCTTGACGAATGGGTATAGCTTGTCTCAG CTGAGGTCATTCATTCAGATGAGGACCGTCCTCAAAGTCGTGGACAACTCTGGGGCAAAGAAAGTTATGTGCATCCAAGCTCTAAAGGGAAAGAAAGGGGCAAGGCTGGGAGAAACGATAGTCGTATCAGTCAAGGAGGCCCTTCCGAATGGGAAAGCTAAGAAGGGAAACGTGTATCGTGCTGTAGTAGTCCGTGCCGCGATGCAGCGGGGCCGCTGTGATGGGAGCGAGGTCAAGTTTGACGATAATGCCTGCGTCCTGGTTGATAAGCAGGGACAACCGATCGGGACCCGAGTTTTCGGCCCTGTACCTCATGagctgaggaagaagaacCATGTCAAGATTTTAACACTAGCGCAGCATATTGCCTGA
- the LOC116207738 gene encoding uncharacterized protein LOC116207738, which translates to MSINLLKDCGVVGGCTWSDLLPDSTSCCIRRFKLAYTFHVKSMSLDVGRSLLGGLGSHLPASLRSPQCLTNGYCFSQLRTFIQTRTVLNVEDNSGAIKVMCIQAVKGKKWARLGETIAVSVKKAKSKGKVKKGNVCCAVVVRAAMDEARCDVSKVKFDDNACVLVEEPGKWFGTRVFRPVPRELRKKNHIKILSLAEHIV; encoded by the exons ATGAGTATTAATCTCTTGAAGGACTGTGGAGTAGTCGGTGGTTGCACCTGGTCGGACCTCCTTCCAGATTCCACAAG CTGCTGCATCAGAAGATTCAAGCTTGCGTACACATTTCATGTTAAATCAATGTCATTGGATG TTGGTCGTTCGCTGCTGGGAGGTCTCGGCAGCCATTTACCGGCTTCACTTAGATCACCTCAATGCTTGACGAATGGCTATTGCTTCTCTCAG CTGAGGACATTCATTCAGACGAGGACTGTCCTGAATGTCGAGGACAACTCGGGTGCAATAAAAGTTATGTGCATCCAAGCTGTAAAGGGAAAGAAATGGGCGAGGCTGGGAGAAACGATAGCAGTATCAGTCAAGAAGGCCAAGTCCAAAGGGAAAGTCAAGAAGGGAAACGTGTGCTGTGCTGTAGTAGTGCGTGCCGCGATGGATGAAGCCCGCTGTGATGTGAGCAAGGTCAAGTTTGACGATAATGCTTGTGTCCTGGTTGAGGAGCCGGGAAAATGGTTTGGGACCCGAGTTTTCAGGCCTGTACCACGTGAGCTCAGGAAGAAGAATCATATCAAGATTTTGTCACTTGCGGAGCATATCGTCTGA
- the LOC116192750 gene encoding uncharacterized protein LOC116192750: protein MEQGAESASPGIDAGKADAVSRVRGLLFRRMLVGIKDGRFFLGNFHCLDKQGNIILQDTVEYRSTRRSSPSPMEQRCLGLILIPASCRTSCHVDTSIEERLSLLSLQDHHDQTS from the coding sequence ATGGAGCAAGGGGCAGAATCTGCAAGTCCAGGGATCGACGCGGGCAAGGCGGATGCCGTGTCACGGGTGAGGGGATTGCTGTTCCGCCGGATGCTGGTCGGTATCAAAGACGGACGGTTCTTCCTGGGCAACTTCCACTGCTTGGACAAGCAAGGGAACATCATTCTCCAGGACACCGTGGAGTACCGCAGCACCAGGCGGTCCTCTCCTTCCCCGATGGAACAGAGGTGCCTCGGTCTCATCCTCATACCCGCGTCCtgtcggacttcgtgtcatgTCGATACTTCCATCGAGGAAAGGCTGTCACTCTTATCGCTTCAAGATCATCATGATCAAACTTCTTAA
- the LOC116215681 gene encoding F-box protein At5g46170-like, whose amino-acid sequence MSSSSIRTDLSSSPASSRVHPEPIMTADPPLVDHFDRLPDSLLLLVFNKIADVKALGRCCAVSRRFHSLVPQVDNVLVRVDCVISDDDSSSPSAADKSRNPISALFRVVLGNIVKPLQALGQFLGPKRSAASAPASSALHSPSSSSSLAVGSDDDGELDQGGVTHHSPTQVLKNFKEIRFLRIELPKGELGIDDGVLLKWRADFGSTLDNCVILGASSVSHSKTSAGFEGGIDGLSSNVPADDNGSIPESFYTNGGLKLRVVWTISSLIAASARHYLLQPIIAEHKTLDSLVLTDADGQGVLYMNRDQLEELRVKPLSVSSASKRTLVPALNMRLWYAPRLELPNGMVLKGATLVAIRPSEQSAAKKEVSEGSWVSTAFEEPYGTAAKMLVKRRTYCLEMNSF is encoded by the coding sequence atgtcctcctcctccatccGAACGGATCTGTCCTCCTCACCTGCCTCCTCCAGAGTCCATCCCGAGCCTATCATGACGGCGGACCCTCCCCTGGTGGACCACTTCGACCGCCTCCCGGACtcgctcctcctcctcgtcttCAACAAGATCGCCGATGTCAAGGCCCTCGGCCGCTGCTGCGCTGTTTCTCGCCGTTTCCATTCCCTCGTCCCGCAGGTGGACAACGTCCTCGTACGGGTCGACTGCGTCATCTCCGACGACGACTCTTCTTCCCCCTCCGCTGCCGACAAGTCCCGGAACCCCATCTCTGCGCTCTTCAGGGTCGTCCTTGGTAACATTGTCAAGCCGCTCCAGGCCCTTGGGCAGTTCCTTGGCCCTAAGCGATCTGCCGCGTCTGCACCCGCCTCCTCGGCGCTGCACAGCCCCTCATCCTCGTCTTCCCTCGCTGTGGGGAGCGACGATGACGGTGAATTGGACCAGGGAGGGGTCACCCACCACTCCCCAACTCAGGTGCTGAAGAATTTCAAGGAGATTCGGTTCCTCCGAATTGAGCTTCCCAAAGGCGAATTAGGGATAGACGATGGTGTTCTGTTGAAATGGAGGGCCGATTTTGGTTCTACTCTCGACAATTGCGTTATCCTGGGAGCATCATCAGTTTCTCACTCCAAAACTTCTGCCGGTTTTGAAGGCGGGATCGATGGGCTTTCCTCGAACGTCCCCGCTGATGATAACGGAAGCATACCGGAGTCCTTCTACACGAACGGGGGTCTGAAGCTTAGGGTAGTCTGGACTATAAGCTCCCTGATCGCTGCATCTGCAAGGCACTATCTACTTCAGCCTATAATTGCGGAGCACAAGACCCTCGATAGTTTAGTTTTGACAGATGCTGATGGGCAGGGTGTTCTGTATATGAATCGGGATCAGCTCGAAGAGCTTAGAGTTAAGCCTTTATCGGTGTCTTCAGCCTCGAAGAGAACCCTTGTTCCGGCCCTGAATATGAGGCTGTGGTATGCGCCGCGCTTGGAGTTGCCAAATGGGATGGTGCTGAAGGGGGCTACTCTTGTGGCCATCAGACCCAGCGAGCAATCTGCTGCGAAGAAGGAAGTCTCCGAGGGGTCTTGGGTATCGACTGCTTTTGAAGAACCTTATGGGACTGCTGCGAAGATGCTTGTAAAGAGACGGACCTACTGCTTGGAAATGAACTCGTTCTGA
- the LOC116192749 gene encoding protease Do-like 5, chloroplastic isoform X2: MGSLSLNTVHSLPQLSSSCSPPSSSGSAFWVRSSSSTRNSSVTRRRSAVLVPTAGVVSLLFARCNFFADQSATALQGQLVDELQQEEDRLVTIFQETSPSVVFIKDVELAKGPNGMDEWLLAEDESAKVEGTGSGFIWDGFGHIVTNYHVVSKLATDKSGLQRCKVYLVDAAGNSFVREGNIVGFDPAYDLAVLKVDVDGHQVKPVALGTSRDLRVGQSCFAIGNPYGYENTLTTGVVSGLGREIPSPDGRAIRGAIQTDAAINSGNSGGPLVDSYGHVIGVNTATFTRKVMQGRGCLLVSTLRYRLTLFCGQFLT, from the exons ATGGGTTCTCTGTCTCTGAACACTGTCCATTCTCTTCCTCAACTCTCGTCCTCTTgttctcctccttcttcttcgGGTTCTGCTTTCTGGGTCAGGAGTAGTTCCAGTACGAGGAATAGTAGTGTGACGAGGCGAAGGTCCGCTGTCTTGGTTCCGACAGCCGGGGTTGTTTCCCTGCTGTTTGCTCGTTGCAACTTCTTTGCAGATCAGTCTGCCACTGCCCTACAAGGACAGCTCGTAGATGAGCTCCAGCAAGAGGAAGATCGCCTCGTCACAATCTTCCAg GAAACTTCGCCATCAGTTGTCTTCATTAAGGATGTGGAACTGGCTAAAGGCCCCAATGGCATGGACGAATGGTTGCTCGCCGAAGATGAAAGTGCTAAAGTTGAGGGCACAGGTTCGGGGTTCATCTGGGATGGGTTTGGTCACATT GTTACGAATTACCATGTCGTATCTAAATTGGCCACGGATAAAAGTGGGCTGCAGCGTTGTAAG GTATATCTTGTCGATGCAGCTGGGAATAGCTTTGTCAGGGAAGGCAACATTGTTGGCTTTGATCCTGCGTATGATCTCGCTGTTCTAAAG GTTGATGTTGATGGCCATCAAGTGAAGCCTGTTGCCCTCGGCACTTCTCGTGATCTTCGCGTGGGTCAGAGCTGCTTCGCAATCGGAAACCCATATGGATATGAGAACACTCTAACAACAGGG GTAGTCAGCGGGCTGGGGAGGGAGATACCCTCACCAGATGGAAGGGCTATTCGTGGAGCTATTCAAACCGATGCTGCAATTAATTCCG GAAACTCTGGAGGGCCTCTGGTCGACTCGTATGGCCATGTTATCGGAGTGAACACTGCAACATTTACCCGGAAAG TAATGCAGGGTCGGGGATGTCTTCTGGTGTCAACTTTGCGATACCGATTGACTCTGTTCTGCGGACAGTTCCTTACCTGA
- the LOC116215353 gene encoding protein TIFY 5A, producing MNLFFIIALSQTDPPRINPSCPKKKIHFNSIMRKNCNLKLQLQPSSGTDLLPRPYLDTAAGSPHRDDHHHQQQQQQQEQQLTIFYNGQVCVCNVTEVQARALMMLASREMMGTSPSGGSSPRDQEEEDSSISPLSYYSRMASAHTPSMPSPTTAFSMKRSLQRFLQKRRHRISAAAPYNVR from the coding sequence ATGAATTTGTTCTTCATCATCGCTCTCTCTCAAACCGATCCTCCAAGAATTAATCCTTCTTGTCCGAAAAAGAAGATACATTTCAATTCGATCATGAGGAAGAACTGCAACCTGAAGCTTCAGCTTCAACCCTCCTCTGGCACTGATCTTCTTCCACGCCCCTACCTTGATACTGCAGCTGGCAGCCCTCATCGCGATGACCATCATCatcaacagcagcagcagcagcaggagCAGCAGCTGACGATATTCTACAATGGACAAGTCTGCGTTTGCAATGTCACTGAAGTCCAGGCGAGAGCCTTAATGATGCTCGCGAGTAGAGAAATGATGGGGACAAGCCCGAGTGGGGGAAGTAGTCCACGGGATCAAGAAGAGGAGGATTCCAGTATTTCGCCGCTGAGTTATTATTCCCGGATGGCGTCAGCACACACTCCGTCGATGCCGAGCCCGACTACCGCGTTCTCAATGAAGCGATCGCTTCAGCGGTTTCTTCAGAAGCGGAGGCACCGGATCTCAGCCGCTGCCCCTTACAATGTCCGGTAG
- the LOC116210803 gene encoding probable inositol transporter 2 gives MEGGIHPGEADASAFRECFSLTWKNPYVLRLAFSAGIGGLLFGYDTGVISGALLYIRDDFKSVDRQTALQESIVSMAVAGAIIGAAIGGWANDKFGRRSAILVADFLFFIGAVIMAAAPNPALLIVGRVFVGLGVGMASMTSPLYISEASPARIRGALVSTNGFLITGGQFLSYLINLAFTKAPGTWRWMLGIAGIPALVQFILMILLPESPRWLFRKGREEEAKAILRKIYPEHEVGREVQELKESVEAEIQEMGSSEKINLMSLLKTKTVRRGLIAGVGLQVFQQFVGINTVMYYSPTIVQLAGFASNQTALLLSLVTAGLNALGSIVSIYFIDRTGRKKLLVISLSGVIISLGVLSAVFHETASHSPIVSSAATSHFANYKCPDYSSAKNPASWDCMKCLKASSPSCGFCASPANKLFPGACLISNDTVKDICHGEDRLWYTRGCPSKYGWLALVGLALYIIFFSPGMGTVPWIVNSEIYPLRFRGVCGGIAATANWISNLIVAQSFLTLTEAIGTSWTFLIFGVITVVALLFVLICVPETKGLPIEEVEKTLEGRALHFKFWEKRPKPSEKNQTA, from the exons ATGGAAGGAGGGATTCACCCTGGAGAAGCTGATGCCTCTGCTTTCAGAGAATGTTTCTCTCTGACATGGAAAAACCCTTATGTCCTTCGCCTAGCTTTCTCTGCTGGGATCGGGGGCCTCCTCTTCGGATATGACACAG GTGTCATATCGGGAGCTCTGCTGTACATCAGAGATGACTTTAAGTCTGTGGACAGACAGACTGCTCTGCAGGAGAGCATAGTGAGCATGGCAGTAGCTGGGGCTATCATCGGTGCTGCCATCGGCGGGTGGGCGAATGATAAGTTCGGGAGGAGGAGCGCGATCCTTGTAGCTGACTTCCTCTTCTTTATCGGGGCAGTTATAATGGCTGCTGCGCCGAACCCGGCTCTTCTGATTGTCGGTCGGGTCTTCGTCGGGCTTGGAGTTGGAATGGCCTCCATGACCTCTCCGCTCTACATCTCCGAAGCCTCGCCTGCTAGGATTCGGGGAGCTCTTGTGAGCACCAATGGGTTCCTCATCACCGGAGGGCAGTTCTTATCTTACCTCATCAACTTGGCCTTTACCAAG GCTCCTGGGACATGGAGGTGGATGCTTGGAATAGCAGGGATTCCAGCTCTTGTGCAGTTCATCTTAATGATTCTTCTTCCCGAATCTCCTCGCTGGCTCTTTCGcaag ggaagagaggaagaagCCAAGGCCATCTTACGGAAAATCTACCCTGAGCACGAAGTCGGGAGAGAGGTTCAGGAACTGAAGGAATCTGTCGAGGCGGAGATCCAGGAGATGGGATCTTCCGAGAAAATCAACCTAATGAGTCTTCTAAAGACGAAGACGGTCCGAAGAGGACTCATTGCTGGAGTAGGCCTACAGGTCTTCCAGCAGTTTGTGGGGATAAACACGGTCATGTACTACAGCCCCACGATAGTCCAACTGGCCGGTTTTGCTTCCAATCAGACTGCGCTCCTCCTTTCCCTCGTGACAGCCGGGCTTAACGCCCTCGGATCCATTGTGAGCATCTACTTCATTGATCGAACAGGGAGAAAGAAGCTGCTAGTAATCAGCCTGTCGGGAGTAATCATCTCGTTGGGAGTTTTATCGGCAGTTTTCCATGAGACCGCTTCTCACTCGCCAATTGTCAGCTCCGCTGCAACTTCCCACTTCGCAAACTACAAGTGCCCCGACTATAGCTCGGCGAAGAATCCCGCTTCGTGGGACTGTATGAAGTGCCTCAAGGCCTCGTCCCCGAGTTGCGGGTTCTGTGCTTCTCCTGCTAATAAG CTATTTCCTGGAGCATGTTTGATTTCAAATGACACAGTTAAAGACATTTGCCATGGAGAAGACAGGCTCTGGTACACGCGCGGTTGCCCAAGTAAGTACGGGTGGCTCGCACTTGTTGGGCTAGCTCTCTACATCATATTCTTCTCCCCGGGAATGGGAACTGTCCCATGGATCGTAAACTCCGAAATCTACCCATTGCGGTTCCGCGGAGTATGCGGAGGAATAGCAGCCACAGCTAACTGGATTTCAAACCTTATCGTGGCCCAGTCTTTCTTGACTCTGACAGAGGCAATAGGGACTTCTTGGACATTCCTTATCTTCGGGGTTATCACTGTCGTCGCTCTACTGTTTGTTTTAATTTGTGTGCCGGAGACGAAAGGGCTTCCAATTGAGGAGGTTGAGAAGACGTTGGAGGGTAGAGCTCTGCACTTCAAGTTCTGGGAGAAGAGGCCCAAGCCATCGGAGAAGAACCAAACTGCATGA
- the LOC116192749 gene encoding protease Do-like 5, chloroplastic isoform X1 yields MGSLSLNTVHSLPQLSSSCSPPSSSGSAFWVRSSSSTRNSSVTRRRSAVLVPTAGVVSLLFARCNFFADQSATALQGQLVDELQQEEDRLVTIFQETSPSVVFIKDVELAKGPNGMDEWLLAEDESAKVEGTGSGFIWDGFGHIVTNYHVVSKLATDKSGLQRCKVYLVDAAGNSFVREGNIVGFDPAYDLAVLKVDVDGHQVKPVALGTSRDLRVGQSCFAIGNPYGYENTLTTGVVSGLGREIPSPDGRAIRGAIQTDAAINSGNSGGPLVDSYGHVIGVNTATFTRKGSGMSSGVNFAIPIDSVLRTVPYLIVYGTPYSNRF; encoded by the exons ATGGGTTCTCTGTCTCTGAACACTGTCCATTCTCTTCCTCAACTCTCGTCCTCTTgttctcctccttcttcttcgGGTTCTGCTTTCTGGGTCAGGAGTAGTTCCAGTACGAGGAATAGTAGTGTGACGAGGCGAAGGTCCGCTGTCTTGGTTCCGACAGCCGGGGTTGTTTCCCTGCTGTTTGCTCGTTGCAACTTCTTTGCAGATCAGTCTGCCACTGCCCTACAAGGACAGCTCGTAGATGAGCTCCAGCAAGAGGAAGATCGCCTCGTCACAATCTTCCAg GAAACTTCGCCATCAGTTGTCTTCATTAAGGATGTGGAACTGGCTAAAGGCCCCAATGGCATGGACGAATGGTTGCTCGCCGAAGATGAAAGTGCTAAAGTTGAGGGCACAGGTTCGGGGTTCATCTGGGATGGGTTTGGTCACATT GTTACGAATTACCATGTCGTATCTAAATTGGCCACGGATAAAAGTGGGCTGCAGCGTTGTAAG GTATATCTTGTCGATGCAGCTGGGAATAGCTTTGTCAGGGAAGGCAACATTGTTGGCTTTGATCCTGCGTATGATCTCGCTGTTCTAAAG GTTGATGTTGATGGCCATCAAGTGAAGCCTGTTGCCCTCGGCACTTCTCGTGATCTTCGCGTGGGTCAGAGCTGCTTCGCAATCGGAAACCCATATGGATATGAGAACACTCTAACAACAGGG GTAGTCAGCGGGCTGGGGAGGGAGATACCCTCACCAGATGGAAGGGCTATTCGTGGAGCTATTCAAACCGATGCTGCAATTAATTCCG GAAACTCTGGAGGGCCTCTGGTCGACTCGTATGGCCATGTTATCGGAGTGAACACTGCAACATTTACCCGGAAAG GGTCGGGGATGTCTTCTGGTGTCAACTTTGCGATACCGATTGACTCTGTTCTGCGGACAGTTCCTTACCTGATCGTATACGGGACACCATACAGCAACAGATTTTGA